One region of Neisseria mucosa genomic DNA includes:
- the sdhB gene encoding succinate dehydrogenase iron-sulfur subunit (part of four member succinate dehydrogenase enzyme complex that forms a trimeric complex (trimer of tetramers); SdhA/B are the catalytic subcomplex and can exhibit succinate dehydrogenase activity in the absence of SdhC/D which are the membrane components and form cytochrome b556; SdhC binds ubiquinone; oxidizes succinate to fumarate while reducing ubiquinone to ubiquinol; the catalytic subunits are similar to fumarate reductase), translated as MEKMSFEIYRYNPDVDAKPYMQRYELELEPTDVKLLDALVRLKAQDDTLSFRRSCREGICGSDGMNINGKNGLACLTDLRGLKQPVKIRPLPGLPVIRDLIVDMTQFFKQYHSIKPYVVNDNPIDADKERLQTQEERKELDGLYECILCACCSTACPSFWWNPDKFVGPSGLLNAYRFIADSRDTITNERLDNLNDPYRLFRCHTIMNCVDVCPKHLNPTRAIGKIKEIMLKRAV; from the coding sequence ATGGAAAAAATGAGTTTTGAAATTTACCGTTACAATCCGGATGTTGATGCCAAACCATATATGCAACGTTACGAGTTGGAACTGGAACCTACCGACGTCAAACTTTTGGACGCGCTGGTGCGCCTGAAAGCGCAAGACGACACCCTGTCTTTCCGCCGTTCCTGCCGCGAAGGTATTTGCGGTTCTGACGGTATGAACATCAACGGCAAAAACGGCTTGGCATGTTTGACTGACTTACGAGGTTTGAAACAACCTGTCAAAATCCGCCCGCTGCCCGGTCTGCCTGTCATCCGCGACCTGATTGTGGACATGACCCAGTTCTTCAAACAATACCACTCCATCAAACCTTATGTCGTCAACGACAATCCGATCGATGCCGACAAAGAGCGTCTGCAAACTCAGGAAGAGCGTAAAGAGCTGGACGGCTTGTACGAATGTATTTTGTGCGCCTGCTGCTCGACTGCCTGCCCGTCGTTCTGGTGGAATCCCGACAAATTCGTCGGTCCGTCCGGTTTGCTGAATGCCTACCGCTTCATTGCCGACAGCCGCGATACCATCACCAACGAGCGTTTGGATAATTTGAACGACCCGTATCGCCTGTTCCGCTGCCATACCATCATGAACTGCGTGGACGTATGCCCTAAACACTTGAATCCGACCCGTGCCATCGGTAAGATTAAAGAAATTATGTTGAAACGAGCCGTTTAA
- a CDS encoding superoxide dismutase: protein MKFKTLVAVGISAICAAGVVNAHEHKHDHMTPAGASIKVKVQQLDPVNGNKDVGTVTITESKYGLVFTPNLRGLEAGLHGFHIHQNPSCEPKEKDGKLTAGLGAGGHWDPKETKKHGFPWQDDAHLGDLPALTVLHDGTATNPVLAPRIKHLNEVRGHSIMIHVGGDNHSDHPAPLGGGGARMACGVIK from the coding sequence ATGAAATTTAAAACACTCGTAGCTGTTGGTATCAGTGCAATCTGTGCTGCGGGAGTGGTCAATGCGCATGAACACAAACATGACCACATGACACCTGCCGGTGCTTCTATTAAAGTGAAAGTGCAACAACTTGACCCGGTTAATGGTAATAAAGATGTAGGCACTGTAACGATTACCGAATCCAAGTACGGTTTGGTCTTTACGCCAAACTTAAGAGGATTAGAAGCCGGCTTGCATGGCTTTCACATTCACCAAAACCCAAGCTGTGAGCCGAAGGAAAAAGACGGTAAACTGACTGCAGGCTTGGGTGCCGGCGGTCACTGGGATCCGAAAGAAACCAAAAAACACGGTTTCCCATGGCAAGATGATGCCCACTTAGGCGATTTGCCTGCATTAACCGTATTGCACGACGGCACAGCCACCAATCCGGTTCTTGCGCCACGCATCAAACACCTTAATGAAGTTCGTGGTCATTCTATTATGATCCACGTTGGTGGCGACAATCATTCCGATCATCCTGCTCCGCTTGGTGGTGGCGGTGCGCGTATGGCGTGTGGCGTGATTAAATAG
- the sdhA gene encoding succinate dehydrogenase flavoprotein subunit translates to MGFPVRKFDAVIVGGGGAGLRAALQLSKSGLNCAVLSKVFPTRSHTVAAQGGISASLGNVQEDRWDWHMYDTVKGSDWLGDQDAIEFMCRAAPEAVIELEHMGMPFDRVESGKIYQRPFGGHTAEHGKRAVERACAVADRTGHAMLHTLYQQNVRANTQFFVEWTAQDLIRDENGDVVGVTAMEMETGEVYIFHAKAVMFATGGGGRIYASSTNAYMNTGDGLGICARAGIPLEDMEFWQFHPTGVAGAGVLITEGVRGEGGILLNADGERFMERYAPTVKDLASRDVVSRAMAMEIYEGRGCGKNKDHVLLKIDHIGAEKIMEKLPGIREISIQFAGIDPIKDPIPVVPTTHYMMGGIPTNYHGEVVVPQGDEYEVPVKGLYAAGECACASVHGANRLGTNSLLDLVVFGKAAGDSMIKFIKEQSDWKPLPADAGELTRQRIERLDNQTGGENVDALRRELQRSVQLHAGVFRTDEILSKGVREIMAIAERVKRTEIKDKSKVWNTARIEALELDNLIEVAKATLVSAEARKESRGAHASDDHPERDDENWMKHTLYHSDTNTLSYKPVHTQPLSVEYIKPAKRVY, encoded by the coding sequence ATGGGTTTTCCTGTTCGCAAGTTTGATGCCGTGATTGTCGGCGGTGGTGGTGCAGGTTTACGCGCAGCCCTCCAATTATCCAAATCCGGTCTGAATTGTGCCGTTTTGTCTAAAGTGTTCCCGACCCGTTCGCATACTGTAGCGGCGCAGGGCGGTATTTCCGCTTCGCTGGGTAATGTGCAGGAAGACCGTTGGGACTGGCACATGTACGATACCGTGAAAGGTTCCGACTGGCTGGGCGACCAAGACGCGATTGAGTTTATGTGTCGCGCCGCGCCTGAAGCGGTGATTGAGTTGGAACACATGGGTATGCCTTTTGACCGCGTGGAAAGCGGCAAAATTTATCAACGCCCTTTCGGCGGCCATACTGCCGAACACGGTAAACGCGCGGTAGAACGTGCCTGCGCGGTTGCCGACCGTACAGGTCATGCAATGCTGCATACTTTGTATCAACAAAACGTCCGTGCCAATACGCAATTCTTTGTGGAATGGACGGCGCAAGATTTGATTCGTGATGAAAACGGCGACGTCGTCGGTGTGACCGCCATGGAAATGGAAACCGGCGAAGTTTACATTTTCCATGCTAAAGCCGTGATGTTTGCTACTGGCGGCGGAGGTCGTATTTATGCTTCTTCTACCAATGCCTATATGAACACCGGCGACGGTTTGGGTATTTGCGCCCGTGCAGGCATTCCGTTGGAAGATATGGAGTTCTGGCAATTCCACCCGACCGGCGTGGCAGGTGCAGGTGTGTTGATTACCGAAGGCGTACGCGGTGAGGGCGGTATTCTGTTGAATGCTGACGGCGAACGCTTTATGGAACGCTATGCGCCGACCGTAAAAGACTTGGCTTCGCGCGACGTAGTTTCTCGCGCGATGGCGATGGAAATCTACGAAGGTCGAGGCTGTGGCAAAAACAAAGACCATGTATTGCTGAAAATCGACCATATCGGTGCCGAAAAAATTATGGAAAAACTGCCGGGCATCCGCGAGATTTCCATTCAGTTTGCCGGTATCGACCCGATTAAAGATCCGATTCCCGTTGTGCCGACTACCCACTACATGATGGGCGGTATTCCGACCAACTACCACGGCGAAGTCGTTGTTCCGCAAGGCGACGAATATGAAGTGCCGGTGAAAGGTCTGTACGCAGCGGGCGAGTGCGCTTGTGCTTCTGTGCACGGTGCGAACCGTTTAGGTACCAACTCTCTGTTGGACTTGGTGGTGTTCGGTAAAGCTGCCGGCGACAGCATGATTAAATTCATCAAAGAGCAAAGCGATTGGAAACCGCTGCCTGCCGATGCCGGCGAGCTGACCCGTCAACGTATCGAACGCTTGGATAACCAAACCGGCGGCGAAAACGTTGATGCATTGCGCCGTGAACTGCAACGCTCTGTCCAACTGCACGCCGGTGTGTTCCGTACCGATGAGATTCTCAGCAAAGGCGTTCGAGAAATTATGGCGATTGCCGAGCGTGTGAAGCGTACTGAAATCAAAGACAAGAGCAAAGTGTGGAATACCGCGCGTATCGAAGCTTTGGAATTGGATAATCTGATTGAAGTGGCAAAAGCGACTTTGGTGTCTGCCGAAGCACGTAAAGAATCACGCGGCGCGCACGCTTCAGACGACCATCCTGAGCGCGATGACGAAAACTGGATGAAACACACGCTGTATCATTCAGATACCAATACCTTGTCCTACAAACCGGTGCACACCCAGCCTTTGAGCGTGGAATACATCAAACCGGCCAAGCGCGTTTACTGA
- the sucA gene encoding 2-oxoglutarate dehydrogenase E1 component (SucA; E1 component of the oxoglutarate dehydrogenase complex which catalyzes the formation of succinyl-CoA from 2-oxoglutarate; SucA catalyzes the reaction of 2-oxoglutarate with dihydrolipoamide succinyltransferase-lipoate to form dihydrolipoamide succinyltransferase-succinyldihydrolipoate and carbon dioxide) codes for MMDEKLNFSYLFGSNAPYIEELYENFLENPNSVDEKWKQYFTDLSKQPGAADVDIAHAPIRESFANLAKTKSTAAIAGGMDEAMMKKQVGVLRLISAYRIQGVGAAQLDPLKRIPPRNIEALDPKFHGLNDADMAVQFNMGEGDFSGQSKLPLSQIISNLKQTYCGHLALEYIYIPNTEERRWLRNYFEDVLSTPSYSAEQKRRILKEMTAAETLERYLHTKYVGQKRFGVEGGESVIAGLNYLIQNAGKDGVEEVIIGMAHRGRLNVLVNILGKKPGDLFAEFEGRAEIKLPSGDVKYHMGFSSDIATPNGPMHVSLAFNPSHLEIVNPVVEGSARAKQKRLGENGRDKVLPVLIHGDSAFVGLGVNQATFNLSKTRGYTTGGTVHIVINNQIGFTTSDTRDTRSTVHCTDVAKMVSAPVIHVNGDDPERVCFAIQAALDYRKKFNKDIVIDVVCYRKWGHNEGDDPTLTQPMMYKKVSQHPGARALYTEQLIAEGVVTQAEADGYIQAYRDALDKGEHVEQTTLSNFQRTQIDWSKYQGKDWREDVETGLPAADIERLAEKFTAVPEGFALHPTAKRVLEARKGMAAGSQPIDWGMAETLAYASLVTKGHGVRISGEDSGRGTFSHRHAVLHDQKREKWDDGTYVPLRNMGEGAGEFLVIDSILNEEAVMAFEYGFACSAPDKLTIWEAQFGDFANGAQVTIDQFLSSGETKWGRLCGLTTILPHGYDGQGPEHSSGRVERWLQLCSEHNMQIIMPSEASQMFHLLQRQVLGSYRKPLVIFMSKRLLRFKGAMSPLENFTEGSRFRPVIGDTAERGNNESVKRVILCAGQVYYDLEAGRAERKLENDVAIVRVEQLYPFPYDEVRAELAKYPNAKSVVWAQEEPKNQGAFYQIRHRLEDVIGESQKLSYAGRPSSASPAVGYMSKHVAQLKQLVEDAMTL; via the coding sequence ATGATGGATGAAAAACTCAATTTTTCTTATCTGTTCGGTTCAAATGCTCCCTACATCGAGGAGTTGTATGAGAATTTCCTGGAAAACCCCAATTCGGTCGATGAAAAATGGAAGCAGTATTTCACCGACTTAAGCAAGCAGCCTGGTGCGGCGGATGTTGATATCGCCCATGCTCCGATCCGTGAATCCTTCGCTAATTTGGCAAAAACCAAATCGACAGCGGCTATTGCCGGCGGTATGGATGAAGCCATGATGAAGAAACAGGTCGGTGTATTGCGGTTGATTTCTGCTTACCGTATTCAAGGTGTGGGTGCTGCCCAGCTTGACCCGCTCAAACGTATCCCGCCACGCAACATTGAAGCCCTCGATCCCAAATTCCACGGACTGAATGATGCCGATATGGCGGTTCAGTTCAATATGGGCGAGGGCGATTTTTCCGGCCAAAGCAAGCTGCCTCTGTCCCAAATCATCAGCAACCTCAAACAAACCTACTGCGGTCACCTCGCATTGGAATACATCTACATTCCCAATACAGAAGAACGCCGCTGGTTGCGCAATTATTTTGAGGATGTGCTGTCCACCCCGAGTTACAGCGCCGAACAGAAACGCCGCATCCTGAAAGAAATGACCGCTGCCGAGACTTTGGAGCGTTACCTGCATACCAAATATGTCGGTCAGAAACGCTTCGGCGTAGAAGGCGGCGAGAGCGTGATTGCCGGTCTGAATTACCTGATTCAAAACGCAGGTAAAGACGGCGTCGAAGAAGTCATCATCGGTATGGCACACCGAGGTCGTCTGAATGTCTTGGTCAACATTTTGGGCAAGAAACCGGGCGATTTGTTTGCCGAATTTGAAGGCCGTGCCGAAATCAAGCTGCCCAGCGGCGACGTAAAATACCACATGGGTTTCAGCTCCGACATCGCTACGCCGAACGGTCCGATGCACGTTTCTTTGGCGTTCAATCCGTCGCATTTGGAAATCGTGAATCCTGTCGTTGAAGGTTCTGCACGCGCCAAACAAAAACGCCTGGGCGAAAACGGCCGCGACAAAGTATTGCCCGTATTGATTCACGGCGACTCTGCATTTGTCGGACTGGGTGTCAACCAAGCAACGTTCAACCTGTCCAAAACGCGCGGCTACACCACCGGCGGTACGGTCCACATCGTCATCAACAACCAAATCGGCTTTACCACCTCCGATACCCGCGACACCCGTTCGACCGTGCATTGTACCGACGTGGCGAAAATGGTTTCCGCTCCGGTCATCCATGTCAACGGCGACGATCCGGAACGCGTTTGCTTCGCCATCCAAGCCGCTTTGGACTACCGTAAGAAATTCAACAAAGACATCGTGATCGATGTCGTCTGCTACCGCAAATGGGGCCACAACGAGGGCGACGATCCGACCCTGACCCAGCCGATGATGTACAAAAAAGTATCGCAACACCCCGGTGCGCGTGCTTTGTACACTGAGCAACTGATTGCAGAAGGCGTGGTAACGCAGGCAGAAGCCGACGGCTATATCCAAGCCTACCGCGATGCTTTGGACAAAGGCGAACATGTCGAGCAAACGACGTTGAGCAACTTCCAACGTACGCAAATCGACTGGAGCAAATACCAAGGTAAAGACTGGCGCGAAGATGTGGAAACCGGCCTGCCCGCTGCCGACATCGAGCGTCTTGCCGAGAAATTTACCGCCGTTCCCGAAGGCTTTGCACTGCATCCGACTGCCAAACGCGTGCTCGAAGCGCGCAAAGGCATGGCTGCGGGCAGTCAGCCGATTGACTGGGGTATGGCGGAAACCCTCGCATACGCCAGCCTGGTCACCAAAGGCCACGGCGTGCGCATTTCCGGCGAAGACTCCGGACGCGGTACGTTCTCACACCGCCATGCCGTATTGCACGACCAAAAACGCGAAAAATGGGATGACGGCACTTATGTACCGCTGCGCAATATGGGCGAAGGCGCAGGCGAATTCCTCGTCATTGACTCCATCTTGAATGAAGAAGCGGTCATGGCGTTCGAATACGGTTTTGCCTGCTCCGCGCCCGACAAACTGACCATTTGGGAAGCGCAGTTCGGCGACTTTGCCAACGGCGCGCAAGTGACCATCGACCAATTCCTGTCGTCCGGCGAAACCAAATGGGGCCGTCTCTGCGGTCTGACCACCATCCTGCCGCACGGTTACGACGGTCAGGGCCCGGAACACTCATCCGGCCGCGTAGAACGCTGGTTGCAATTGTGTTCCGAACACAATATGCAAATCATCATGCCGTCCGAAGCGTCGCAAATGTTCCACCTGCTGCAACGCCAAGTCTTGGGTTCGTACCGCAAACCGCTGGTGATTTTCATGTCCAAACGCCTGTTGCGCTTCAAAGGCGCGATGAGTCCGCTGGAAAACTTTACCGAAGGTTCGCGCTTCCGTCCCGTCATCGGCGATACCGCCGAGCGTGGCAACAATGAAAGCGTGAAACGCGTGATTCTGTGTGCCGGACAGGTTTACTACGATTTGGAAGCAGGCCGTGCCGAGCGCAAACTGGAAAACGATGTCGCCATCGTCCGCGTCGAGCAGCTTTATCCGTTCCCATACGACGAGGTGCGTGCAGAGTTGGCGAAATATCCGAACGCGAAATCCGTGGTTTGGGCACAAGAAGAGCCGAAAAACCAAGGTGCGTTCTACCAAATCCGCCACCGCTTGGAAGACGTTATCGGCGAAAGCCAAAAACTGTCTTATGCCGGTCGTCCGAGCAGCGCATCGCCAGCCGTCGGCTATATGAGCAAACACGTCGCCCAGCTGAAACAACTGGTTGAAGACGCAATGACGCTGTAA
- a CDS encoding succinate dehydrogenase assembly factor 2 family protein: MMVFDDIAKRKIRFQTRRGLLELDLIFGRFMEKEFEHLSDKELSEFSEILEFQDQELLALINGHSATDKEHLIPMLEKIRRA; this comes from the coding sequence ATGATGGTTTTTGACGATATTGCCAAACGGAAAATCCGTTTTCAAACCCGCCGGGGATTATTGGAGTTAGATTTGATTTTCGGCAGGTTTATGGAAAAAGAATTCGAGCATTTGAGCGATAAAGAGCTGTCCGAGTTTTCCGAAATCCTTGAGTTTCAAGATCAGGAGCTTCTTGCCCTGATCAACGGACATTCGGCGACAGACAAGGAACACCTTATCCCCATGCTTGAAAAAATCAGACGAGCTTGA
- the gltA gene encoding citrate (Si)-synthase (type II enzyme; in Escherichia coli this enzyme forms a trimer of dimers which is allosterically inhibited by NADH and competitively inhibited by alpha-ketoglutarate; allosteric inhibition is lost when Cys206 is chemically modified which also affects hexamer formation; forms oxaloacetate and acetyl-CoA and water from citrate and coenzyme A; functions in TCA cycle, glyoxylate cycle and respiration; enzyme from Helicobacter pylori is not inhibited by NADH), with translation MSKSIKLNVPNQEDLELPVLEASIGHDVVDIRALTKNTGLFSFDPGFVSTASCESKITYIDGDKGLLYYRGYPIEQLAEKSDYLEVCYLLIYGELPTPEQKAEFDNTVRRHTMVHEQLTWFFRGFRRDAHPMAMMVGVVGALSAFYQDSLDITNPEHRKIAIYRLISKIPTIAAMCYRYSNGLPFNYPRNNLSYSENFMHMMFATPCEDYKPNPVLARALDRIFILHADHEQNASTSTVRLAGSSGANPFACIAAGIACLWGASHGGANEAVLKMLDEIGDVSRVAEYMEGVKQRKYRLMGFGHRVYRNMDPRASIMRETCYEVLKELGLEDSPKFKLAMELEQIALKDPFFVERKLYPNVDFYSGIVLSALGIPTEMFTVIFALSRSVGWISHWHEMIGDPSLKIGRPRQLYTGAVRRDYVPADKR, from the coding sequence ATGTCCAAATCAATTAAACTCAACGTACCCAATCAAGAGGATTTAGAACTGCCCGTATTGGAAGCGAGCATCGGTCATGACGTGGTCGATATCCGCGCACTGACGAAAAACACAGGCTTATTCTCATTCGACCCCGGGTTCGTTTCAACAGCAAGCTGCGAATCCAAAATCACTTATATCGACGGCGACAAAGGTCTGCTGTATTACCGTGGTTATCCCATCGAACAACTCGCCGAAAAATCCGATTATTTGGAAGTCTGCTACCTGCTGATTTACGGCGAACTGCCGACGCCTGAGCAAAAGGCAGAATTTGACAATACCGTCCGCCGTCATACGATGGTGCATGAACAGCTGACTTGGTTCTTCCGCGGCTTCCGTCGCGATGCGCATCCGATGGCGATGATGGTCGGCGTGGTTGGTGCATTGTCTGCGTTCTATCAAGACAGTCTGGACATTACGAACCCCGAACACCGCAAAATCGCAATTTACCGTCTGATTTCCAAAATTCCGACGATTGCGGCGATGTGCTACCGCTATTCCAACGGTCTGCCGTTCAATTATCCGAGAAACAACCTCTCTTATTCCGAAAATTTCATGCACATGATGTTTGCCACACCATGTGAAGACTACAAACCCAATCCCGTATTGGCACGCGCGCTTGACCGCATCTTTATCCTTCATGCCGACCACGAGCAAAACGCATCGACTTCGACCGTCCGTCTGGCAGGTTCTTCAGGTGCGAACCCGTTTGCCTGTATCGCTGCCGGTATTGCCTGTCTGTGGGGTGCATCCCACGGCGGCGCGAACGAAGCCGTCTTGAAAATGTTGGACGAAATCGGCGATGTATCCCGTGTTGCCGAATATATGGAAGGCGTGAAACAGCGTAAATACCGCCTGATGGGCTTCGGACACCGCGTGTACCGCAATATGGATCCGCGCGCCAGCATCATGCGCGAGACCTGTTATGAAGTGCTGAAAGAATTGGGCTTGGAAGACAGTCCGAAATTCAAGCTGGCAATGGAATTGGAACAAATTGCCCTGAAAGACCCGTTCTTCGTGGAGCGCAAACTGTACCCCAACGTCGACTTCTACTCCGGTATCGTCCTGTCCGCGCTGGGCATTCCGACCGAAATGTTTACCGTCATCTTTGCCCTGTCACGCAGCGTGGGCTGGATTTCGCACTGGCATGAAATGATTGGCGATCCTTCGCTGAAAATCGGCCGTCCGCGCCAACTTTATACCGGTGCCGTACGTCGTGATTATGTACCGGCGGATAAACGCTGA
- the sdhC gene encoding succinate dehydrogenase, cytochrome b556 subunit, with protein sequence MSVKPRPVFLEIPNIRLPIPGIVSILHRISGVGLFIMLPVLLYLLSGTLSRESAFETYRAIVSNPLVKLILIGVLWAYLHHFLAGIRFLFLDAHKGLELNTARNTAKLVFAAALVLTVVLGALLW encoded by the coding sequence ATGTCCGTCAAACCGCGTCCTGTCTTTTTGGAGATTCCCAATATACGGTTGCCTATACCGGGAATTGTCTCCATCTTGCACCGCATCAGCGGGGTAGGGTTATTTATAATGCTTCCCGTTTTGCTGTATCTCCTGTCCGGTACGTTGAGCCGCGAGTCGGCGTTTGAAACTTACCGTGCCATCGTTTCCAATCCTTTGGTCAAGTTGATTTTAATCGGCGTGTTATGGGCTTATCTGCACCATTTTCTCGCCGGTATCCGTTTTTTATTTTTGGATGCACACAAAGGCCTTGAGCTGAATACTGCGCGCAATACCGCCAAATTGGTGTTTGCTGCCGCGCTGGTGTTGACCGTCGTTTTGGGAGCGTTGTTATGGTAG
- a CDS encoding prokaryotic membrane lipolipid attachment site family protein, whose translation MVDMKKYIPILFALAALAGCETIYVPSLQEVPVRPTNVKPNVKTTKGEKSAAFSLASSHWSDVSKIRDEATRLSYQVSQGKMTKVQAAQYLNKFRIQLVGRNVVDDSVYEVYLRSAVDSQRGEINTEQSKLYIQNALRGWQQRWKNMGNKPSNLAFTNFLMEVMNMTPLK comes from the coding sequence ATGGTAGACATGAAAAAATATATTCCCATCTTATTTGCGTTGGCGGCACTTGCCGGTTGTGAGACCATTTATGTCCCAAGCTTGCAAGAAGTGCCTGTCCGTCCGACTAATGTTAAGCCTAATGTTAAAACGACTAAGGGTGAAAAATCTGCGGCGTTCAGTTTGGCTTCTTCGCATTGGAGTGATGTTTCAAAAATCCGCGATGAGGCGACGCGTTTGAGCTATCAGGTCAGCCAAGGAAAAATGACCAAAGTTCAAGCTGCCCAATATCTGAACAAGTTCCGTATCCAGCTTGTCGGCCGTAATGTCGTGGATGACAGCGTATATGAGGTTTATCTGCGTTCTGCCGTTGACAGCCAACGAGGCGAAATCAATACCGAACAATCCAAACTGTATATCCAAAACGCCCTGCGCGGATGGCAGCAACGCTGGAAAAATATGGGTAACAAGCCTTCTAATCTGGCATTTACCAACTTCCTGATGGAAGTCATGAACATGACTCCGTTGAAATAA
- the sdhD gene encoding succinate dehydrogenase, hydrophobic membrane anchor protein, which produces MVERKLTGAHYGLRDWAMQRATAVIMLIYTVALLVILFTLPKEYSAWQAFFDQVWVKVFTQVSFIAVFLHAWVGIRDLWMDYIKPFGVRLFLQVATIVWLVGCLVYSIKVIWG; this is translated from the coding sequence ATGGTAGAGCGTAAATTGACCGGTGCCCATTACGGTTTGCGCGATTGGGCGATGCAGCGTGCGACTGCGGTTATCATGTTGATCTATACCGTCGCGCTTTTAGTGATTCTGTTTACCTTGCCTAAAGAATATTCGGCTTGGCAGGCATTTTTCGATCAAGTTTGGGTGAAAGTGTTCACCCAGGTTAGCTTTATCGCCGTATTTTTGCACGCTTGGGTGGGTATCCGCGATTTGTGGATGGACTATATCAAACCCTTCGGCGTGCGTTTGTTTTTGCAGGTTGCCACCATCGTTTGGCTGGTCGGCTGCTTGGTGTATTCAATTAAAGTAATTTGGGGGTAA
- a CDS encoding DUF1232 domain-containing protein, whose protein sequence is MKHSEEKQYTQSSDPENFIPKFRRRNLDKTGFLNKLARFAGRLGEPIVRQLYALYYLWDSPHTPRRAKMIIVGALVYFLSPIDSIPDLLGPLGFSDDIAVITLVYSQMKTYLTEDIKERARLATEKLLRKTS, encoded by the coding sequence ATGAAACATTCCGAAGAAAAACAATACACCCAGTCTTCCGATCCGGAAAACTTTATCCCAAAATTCAGAAGGCGTAATTTGGACAAAACGGGCTTTCTCAACAAACTCGCCCGTTTTGCAGGCCGGTTGGGCGAGCCCATCGTACGCCAGTTGTATGCACTGTATTATCTTTGGGACTCCCCTCACACCCCCAGACGCGCCAAGATGATTATCGTCGGCGCATTGGTTTACTTCCTCAGCCCTATCGACAGCATTCCCGATTTGCTGGGTCCTTTGGGATTCAGCGACGACATTGCCGTTATTACTTTGGTGTACAGCCAGATGAAAACTTATCTGACGGAAGACATCAAAGAGCGGGCAAGACTGGCAACCGAGAAGCTGCTGCGTAAAACATCATAA